Proteins encoded in a region of the Petroclostridium xylanilyticum genome:
- the tuf gene encoding elongation factor Tu: MAKAKYERTKPHVNIGTIGHVDHGKTSLTAAITKVLGLQGKAQYTAYDQIDKAPEERERGITISTAHVEYETDARHYAHVDCPGHADYVKNMITGAAQMDGAILVVSAADGPMPQTREHILLSRQVGVPYIVVFMNKADMVDDEELLELVEMEVRELLNEYEFPGDEIPIVKGSALKALESTSNDPNAPEYQPILQLMAEVDRYIPTPERKTDMPFLMPVEDVFSITGRGTVATGRVERGTLKLSDEVEIVGFADAPRKVVVTGIEMFRKLLDLAQAGDNIGALLRGVQRNEIERGQVLAKPGSIKPHTKFKGEVYVLTKEEGGRHTPFFNNYRPQFYFRTTDVTGVVHLPEGVEMCMPGDNISMEVELITPIAIEEGLRFAIREGGRTVGSGVVTAIEK, translated from the coding sequence ATGGCAAAAGCTAAATACGAAAGAACAAAACCCCACGTTAACATTGGTACAATCGGTCACGTTGACCACGGCAAAACTTCATTAACAGCTGCTATTACTAAAGTATTAGGTTTACAAGGTAAAGCACAATATACTGCTTATGACCAAATCGATAAGGCTCCGGAAGAAAGAGAAAGAGGTATCACAATCTCTACTGCTCACGTTGAATACGAGACAGATGCAAGACACTATGCACACGTTGATTGCCCTGGGCACGCTGACTACGTTAAAAACATGATCACCGGAGCAGCTCAGATGGACGGCGCTATCCTTGTTGTATCTGCTGCTGACGGTCCAATGCCTCAGACAAGAGAACACATTCTTCTGTCCAGACAGGTTGGCGTTCCATACATCGTTGTATTCATGAACAAAGCTGACATGGTTGACGACGAAGAATTATTAGAATTAGTTGAAATGGAAGTTAGAGAATTATTAAATGAATACGAATTCCCTGGAGATGAGATTCCAATCGTTAAGGGTTCAGCTTTAAAAGCGCTTGAATCTACTTCAAACGATCCTAACGCTCCAGAATATCAACCAATACTTCAATTAATGGCAGAAGTAGACAGATACATCCCAACTCCAGAAAGAAAAACCGATATGCCTTTCTTAATGCCTGTAGAAGACGTATTCTCCATCACCGGACGTGGTACTGTTGCTACTGGTAGAGTAGAAAGAGGAACATTAAAACTTTCTGATGAAGTTGAAATTGTTGGTTTCGCAGATGCCCCAAGAAAAGTTGTTGTAACCGGTATCGAAATGTTCAGAAAGCTTCTTGACCTAGCTCAAGCTGGTGACAACATCGGTGCTCTTTTAAGAGGTGTACAAAGAAACGAAATCGAAAGAGGACAGGTATTGGCTAAACCAGGTTCAATCAAACCTCACACTAAATTCAAAGGTGAAGTTTACGTATTGACCAAAGAAGAAGGTGGAAGACATACTCCTTTCTTCAACAACTACAGACCTCAGTTCTATTTCAGAACAACTGACGTTACCGGCGTAGTTCACTTGCCGGAAGGCGTGGAAATGTGCATGCCTGGTGATAACATCAGCATGGAAGTAGAATTAATCACTCCTATCGCTATCGAAGAAGGATTAAGATTCGCTATCCGTGAAGGTGGAAGAACTGTAGGATCCGGCGTTGTAACTGCTATCGAAAAATAA
- a CDS encoding glycosyltransferase family 4 protein, which produces MKKILILANNAVGLYNFRFELIKELINRGNEVFFSLPETIEDKKVKLIIESGAKYIHTHINRRGINPFEDLKLIKEYKKILKEVNPDVVLTYTIKPNIYGTYAASRQKKPVMMNITGIGTSLTDANLRHIVIRLYKYACKKAKFVFFQNESNYSLFVSNKMVDHDKTKIIPGSGVNIDKFKPMEKENQDGIIRFLFIGRIMKEKGIEEYLEVAEILTKKYPNIEFQILGSFEEEKYKDIILNNKNSRIKYLGISNDVRNEIREADCIVNPSYHEGMSNVLLEGAAMGKPLIASNIPGCKEIIEDGYNGYLFEARSAVSLENKLIQFIGLDSKEKDLMGINSRKKVEAEFDRNIVINEYMKVINDILNKRCQK; this is translated from the coding sequence ATGAAGAAGATTTTAATATTAGCTAATAATGCAGTAGGTTTATATAATTTTAGATTTGAATTGATAAAAGAATTAATAAATAGAGGTAATGAAGTTTTCTTTTCACTACCTGAAACAATAGAAGATAAAAAAGTAAAGTTAATTATAGAATCGGGAGCTAAATATATACACACCCACATTAATAGAAGAGGAATAAACCCTTTTGAAGATTTAAAGTTAATTAAAGAATATAAAAAAATACTTAAAGAGGTAAATCCGGATGTTGTTTTAACATATACAATCAAACCTAATATATATGGTACATATGCAGCGAGTAGACAAAAAAAGCCTGTAATGATGAATATAACTGGAATAGGAACATCCCTGACTGATGCAAATTTAAGACATATAGTTATTAGATTATATAAATATGCTTGTAAAAAAGCAAAATTTGTATTTTTCCAAAATGAAAGCAACTATTCATTATTTGTTTCAAATAAAATGGTAGACCACGATAAAACAAAAATAATACCAGGTTCAGGAGTTAATATTGATAAATTCAAGCCTATGGAAAAAGAAAATCAAGATGGAATAATCAGATTTTTATTCATAGGAAGAATAATGAAAGAAAAAGGAATAGAAGAATATCTTGAAGTAGCAGAAATTTTAACTAAAAAATATCCGAATATTGAATTTCAAATATTAGGTTCATTTGAGGAAGAAAAATACAAAGATATTATTTTAAACAATAAAAATTCCAGAATAAAATATCTCGGAATATCCAATGATGTAAGAAACGAAATTAGGGAAGCAGATTGTATAGTAAATCCTTCATATCATGAGGGGATGTCAAATGTCCTATTAGAAGGAGCAGCTATGGGCAAACCCCTTATAGCTTCTAATATACCAGGATGTAAAGAAATTATAGAAGATGGATATAATGGCTATTTGTTTGAAGCTAGGTCAGCAGTATCATTAGAAAATAAGCTTATTCAATTTATAGGATTAGATAGTAAAGAAAAAGACCTTATGGGTATAAATTCTAGAAAAAAAGTTGAAGCTGAATTTGATAGAAATATAGTTATAAATGAATATATGAAAGTTATAAACGATATCTTGAACAAGAGGTGTCAAAAATGA
- a CDS encoding sugar transferase, with the protein MYRKYVKRVLDFVFAVILLIITSPIMLLAAIAIKLEDPKGPVLFKQKRPGKNAKIFTVYKFRTMRVETEKDGKPLTDMERMTKVGSFLRKTSIDELPQLFNIIRGEMSFIGPRPLLVQYLEFYTPEQMRRHEVTPGISGWAQVNGRNAISWEEKFKLDIWYVDNQSFLVDFKILFMTIYNVLSRKGINNSQRDTMPLFVGSLNKEANQVNF; encoded by the coding sequence ATGTATAGAAAATACGTAAAAAGAGTGTTGGATTTTGTGTTTGCAGTGATTTTGCTAATAATAACATCTCCTATTATGCTTTTAGCAGCAATAGCTATAAAGTTGGAAGATCCAAAGGGACCTGTGCTATTTAAGCAGAAACGCCCAGGAAAGAATGCTAAAATCTTTACAGTTTATAAATTCAGAACCATGAGAGTTGAAACTGAAAAGGATGGTAAACCCCTTACTGATATGGAAAGGATGACAAAAGTAGGTTCATTTTTAAGAAAAACAAGTATAGACGAACTTCCGCAACTCTTTAATATTATTCGTGGAGAGATGAGCTTTATAGGGCCGAGGCCTTTGTTAGTTCAGTATCTTGAATTTTATACTCCAGAACAGATGAGACGCCATGAAGTAACACCAGGGATATCCGGGTGGGCTCAAGTTAATGGGCGAAATGCAATAAGCTGGGAAGAAAAGTTTAAGCTTGATATTTGGTATGTGGATAATCAATCTTTTTTGGTGGATTTCAAAATATTATTTATGACAATATACAATGTTCTAAGTAGAAAAGGCATAAATAATTCTCAAAGGGATACGATGCCTTTGTTTGTGGGAAGTCTTAATAAAGAAGCAAATCAGGTGAATTTTTGA
- a CDS encoding O-antigen polymerase codes for MAEITLVLILIIYILTVIYSIRIRDFLNPVHIYVLSLSIGYLSYFFYYYKYKSIPVLNNQTYLLYLLAILSFMIGYFYLSLIFIKRSDYSKQNAIHNNNIYITVIKLFFIIGLIGFFIDLFFAFRYAITGPGSYFFNLRYANTVEGKILYGQHLFLFFHVATLLAIINNQSWNIKRNKLVLLVMIWCFSSIFTMARTSLFAAIISILASYFIRYRYFEKKSKIKSKPFILVSIFLIISFWIFGIATGKIQENFISTFMSYLGYPIIAFDKYILSYAGHGKGKNVFYPIIKIFNIFTNERIVPKAEIIFLERNAFNVFTVISDPYLDFGIIGVFFIPLFLGIFYKLLYIQVRKANLLISVYYSLLLFPLIISFFEYTFKYLSWIYYAFIIIILKIFSEIYYQKKKLREIKI; via the coding sequence ATGGCGGAAATAACATTAGTATTAATTTTAATTATTTATATATTAACTGTTATATATTCTATTAGAATTAGGGATTTTTTAAATCCTGTGCATATATATGTACTATCCTTAAGCATTGGTTACTTGAGTTATTTCTTCTACTATTACAAATATAAATCAATACCTGTTTTGAACAATCAGACGTATCTTTTATATCTGTTAGCTATACTATCATTTATGATAGGTTATTTCTATTTGTCATTAATATTTATTAAAAGAAGTGACTATAGCAAACAAAACGCAATCCATAATAACAATATATATATAACAGTTATAAAACTATTTTTTATTATTGGTTTAATAGGTTTTTTCATAGATCTTTTTTTTGCATTTAGATACGCGATAACTGGTCCAGGAAGTTATTTTTTTAATCTAAGATATGCTAATACTGTAGAGGGGAAAATTCTTTATGGGCAGCATTTATTTTTATTCTTTCATGTGGCTACTTTACTAGCAATTATAAATAATCAATCTTGGAATATAAAAAGAAACAAATTAGTCTTATTAGTTATGATATGGTGTTTTTCTAGTATATTTACAATGGCAAGAACGAGTTTGTTTGCCGCTATAATTAGTATTTTAGCAAGTTATTTCATTCGTTACAGATATTTTGAGAAAAAATCGAAAATAAAATCCAAACCGTTTATATTAGTAAGTATTTTTTTAATAATCAGTTTTTGGATATTCGGTATTGCAACAGGAAAAATTCAAGAGAATTTTATATCAACATTTATGAGTTATTTGGGATATCCAATAATAGCTTTTGACAAATATATTTTAAGTTATGCAGGACATGGAAAAGGAAAAAATGTATTTTATCCAATAATAAAGATTTTTAATATCTTTACTAATGAGAGAATTGTGCCAAAAGCTGAGATTATTTTCTTAGAACGAAACGCTTTTAATGTATTTACTGTAATAAGCGATCCATACTTAGATTTTGGTATTATTGGAGTGTTTTTTATCCCACTATTTTTAGGAATTTTTTATAAGCTACTTTATATTCAAGTGAGAAAGGCTAATCTCTTGATAAGTGTTTATTATAGTCTTCTATTATTTCCTTTAATAATATCTTTTTTTGAATATACGTTTAAGTATTTAAGTTGGATATATTATGCATTTATTATTATCATTTTAAAGATATTTTCAGAGATATATTATCAAAAGAAAAAACTAAGAGAAATCAAAATATAA
- a CDS encoding SDR family oxidoreductase, producing the protein MGYENVIFPKETKFLVTGAAGFIGSNLVEALLNMGYQVRGLDNFSTGKKENVEEFLNNPNYEFIEGDIRNFEICLRACDGIDYVLHQAALGSVPRSMKEPLIYEDNNIKGTSNMMEAARQLGIKRFVYASSSSVYGDSKKLPKVEGEEGNILSPYALTKKVNEQYGKLYTEVYGLGCIGLRYFNVFGRRQDPYSQYAAVIPKFIKALKNGEQVEIYGDGEQSRDFTYIENVIEANLKSCLAQKIACGQAYNIAYGERFTVNQMYNLMCKHLGANLKPKYVAPRAGDIKHSLADISKAEKLLGYKPDWDFIKGFTEAVKWYMDKI; encoded by the coding sequence ATGGGATATGAAAATGTTATTTTTCCTAAGGAAACAAAGTTTTTAGTAACAGGCGCTGCAGGATTTATTGGTTCTAATCTTGTTGAAGCATTACTTAATATGGGTTATCAAGTTCGTGGCCTCGATAATTTTTCAACAGGCAAAAAAGAAAACGTAGAAGAGTTTCTTAATAATCCTAACTATGAATTTATTGAAGGAGATATTCGGAATTTTGAAATTTGTTTAAGGGCATGCGATGGAATTGATTATGTACTCCATCAAGCTGCTTTAGGATCAGTTCCACGTTCGATGAAAGAGCCATTAATTTATGAGGATAATAACATTAAAGGTACTTCTAATATGATGGAAGCAGCTAGACAATTAGGAATAAAACGGTTTGTCTATGCTTCATCTTCGTCAGTTTATGGAGATTCAAAAAAACTTCCCAAAGTAGAAGGTGAGGAAGGAAATATATTATCGCCTTACGCTCTAACAAAAAAGGTAAATGAACAGTACGGTAAGCTTTATACAGAAGTCTATGGTTTAGGATGTATAGGATTAAGATATTTCAATGTATTTGGACGTAGGCAAGATCCATACTCACAATATGCTGCAGTAATCCCAAAGTTCATTAAAGCATTGAAAAATGGAGAACAAGTTGAAATATATGGGGATGGTGAACAATCACGAGATTTTACATATATAGAAAATGTCATTGAAGCAAATCTAAAATCTTGTTTAGCACAAAAAATAGCTTGTGGACAAGCTTATAACATTGCCTATGGTGAAAGATTTACTGTAAATCAGATGTATAATTTAATGTGTAAGCATTTAGGCGCTAATTTGAAACCTAAGTATGTAGCACCACGTGCAGGGGATATTAAACATAGCTTGGCGGATATATCAAAGGCAGAAAAACTATTAGGATATAAACCAGATTGGGATTTTATTAAAGGGTTTACTGAGGCTGTTAAGTGGTATATGGATAAGATTTAA
- a CDS encoding nucleotide sugar dehydrogenase, which translates to MNLYEQIKSRKEKISVIGLGYVGMPLAIAFAKKASVIGFDINKEKVEQYLKAIDVTNEVGNKALKETTAFFTWEEKYLKEAKFHIVAVPTPINPDKTPDLRPVIGASRTVGRNLTKGSIVVYESTVFPGVTEDICVSILEEESGLKCGLDFKVGYSPERINPGDKAHRLETIVKVVSGMDDESLEEIAKVYEMVVEAGVHRAESIKVAEAAKVIENSQRDINIAFMNELSIIFNKMGIDTKAVLEAAGTKWNFLKFSPGLVGGHCIGVDPYYLTYKAEQIGYHSQIILAGRKINDDMGKYVAENTVKKMIQANKQIKGAKVAILGITFKENCPDSRNTKVVDIIQELKEYGVEVQVVDPVADQKEVKEEYGIELYNIEEIKDVDAVVVAVAHEEFTNIKLEDLKELYKDYYEQNNEVLEEVAAILDNNCDNGKQVLIDVKGIFDRKEAEDMNYLYWRL; encoded by the coding sequence ATGAATTTATATGAGCAAATAAAAAGCAGAAAAGAAAAAATTTCAGTAATAGGTCTAGGCTATGTAGGTATGCCTTTAGCCATAGCATTTGCAAAAAAAGCATCTGTTATAGGATTTGACATAAATAAAGAAAAAGTAGAGCAATATTTAAAAGCAATAGATGTAACAAATGAAGTTGGAAATAAAGCTTTAAAAGAAACTACTGCATTTTTTACTTGGGAAGAAAAATATTTAAAAGAGGCTAAATTTCATATTGTGGCAGTACCAACGCCAATAAATCCTGATAAAACTCCTGATTTAAGACCTGTAATAGGGGCTAGTAGGACTGTCGGAAGAAATCTTACTAAAGGTTCTATAGTAGTATATGAATCTACAGTATTTCCAGGAGTTACAGAGGATATATGCGTATCTATATTAGAAGAAGAATCAGGATTAAAATGTGGTTTGGACTTCAAAGTAGGCTATTCTCCTGAAAGAATTAATCCGGGTGATAAGGCTCATAGACTTGAAACCATAGTTAAAGTTGTATCCGGAATGGATGATGAATCATTAGAGGAAATAGCTAAAGTTTATGAAATGGTAGTTGAAGCTGGAGTGCACAGAGCAGAAAGTATAAAGGTAGCCGAAGCAGCAAAGGTAATCGAAAACTCTCAAAGAGATATCAACATTGCATTTATGAATGAACTTTCCATTATATTCAATAAAATGGGAATCGATACAAAGGCAGTATTAGAGGCTGCAGGAACCAAGTGGAATTTCTTAAAGTTTAGCCCGGGTCTTGTTGGAGGACATTGTATAGGTGTTGACCCATATTATCTTACATATAAAGCAGAGCAGATAGGATATCATTCACAGATAATACTTGCTGGAAGAAAGATTAATGATGATATGGGTAAATATGTAGCAGAAAATACAGTAAAAAAAATGATACAAGCCAATAAACAAATAAAAGGAGCTAAAGTAGCAATACTGGGCATTACCTTCAAGGAAAACTGCCCTGATAGTCGTAATACTAAGGTTGTAGATATTATACAAGAACTAAAAGAATATGGGGTTGAAGTTCAAGTAGTAGACCCTGTAGCAGATCAAAAAGAAGTAAAAGAAGAATATGGAATAGAGTTATACAACATAGAAGAAATTAAAGATGTTGATGCAGTAGTTGTTGCTGTAGCCCATGAAGAATTTACAAACATTAAATTAGAAGATTTAAAAGAGTTGTATAAAGATTATTATGAACAAAATAATGAAGTATTAGAAGAAGTAGCAGCAATATTAGATAATAATTGTGATAATGGCAAACAAGTTTTAATTGATGTAAAAGGAATTTTTGATCGCAAGGAAGCAGAGGATATGAACTACTTATACTGGAGGCTGTAA
- a CDS encoding LegC family aminotransferase → MNKVIPLSVPNLSLDILKNIKETIETGWVSTGGRFIKEFEEKTAKYVGVEKAVSCQSGTAGLHLALRVLGIGSGDEVVVPTVTFIAAVNPVRYVGAEPVFMDCDDTLNMDMDKLEEFLENECYYIDGKLMNKKTNKVIKAVIVVHVFGNPANIEKLMEIKEKYNLRVIEDATEAIGSYYLEGKYAERYCGTIGDIGVYSFNANKIITTGGGGMVVSNDKELLDKVAFLSVQAKTDPLYFIHDEVGYNYRMTNIQAAFGVDQIDRLEGFIETKIRNYKLYKEAIENIEGLTLLSFRSDTRANHWFYSVIVDKEKYGMDRDELLRKLNDNHIQTRPLWGLIHKQKPYMENQAYKIEKAYYYEKNLINVPCSSNLADEDVEIVVERLRIYKNRVVR, encoded by the coding sequence ATGAATAAAGTCATACCTCTTTCAGTTCCAAACCTTTCACTAGACATCCTAAAAAACATCAAAGAAACTATAGAAACAGGTTGGGTATCTACCGGAGGAAGATTTATAAAAGAATTTGAAGAAAAGACAGCCAAATATGTAGGAGTAGAAAAGGCAGTATCCTGCCAGAGCGGTACAGCAGGACTACATCTTGCATTAAGAGTCCTTGGAATAGGGTCGGGTGATGAAGTCGTTGTTCCTACAGTAACATTTATAGCAGCAGTAAACCCTGTAAGATATGTGGGAGCAGAACCCGTATTTATGGATTGTGACGATACCCTCAATATGGATATGGACAAGCTGGAAGAATTTTTAGAAAATGAGTGTTATTATATTGATGGAAAATTGATGAATAAAAAAACTAATAAAGTAATAAAAGCAGTTATAGTTGTTCATGTTTTCGGTAACCCGGCAAATATAGAAAAACTAATGGAGATTAAGGAAAAATACAATTTAAGAGTAATAGAAGATGCTACAGAAGCCATTGGGTCATATTATCTTGAGGGTAAATATGCAGAAAGGTATTGTGGGACTATTGGAGATATAGGCGTATATTCCTTCAATGCCAATAAGATTATTACCACCGGTGGCGGTGGAATGGTAGTTTCTAATGATAAAGAGTTACTTGATAAGGTAGCTTTTTTATCTGTCCAAGCCAAAACAGACCCACTATACTTCATCCATGATGAAGTGGGATATAATTACCGTATGACCAATATACAGGCTGCCTTTGGAGTAGACCAGATAGATAGATTAGAAGGTTTTATTGAAACCAAGATTAGAAATTATAAGTTGTATAAAGAAGCCATAGAAAACATAGAAGGTCTAACTTTATTATCTTTTAGGTCGGACACAAGGGCAAACCACTGGTTTTATTCGGTGATAGTAGATAAAGAGAAATATGGAATGGATAGGGATGAACTATTAAGAAAGTTAAATGATAACCATATTCAAACAAGACCTCTTTGGGGATTAATACATAAGCAAAAGCCGTATATGGAGAATCAGGCTTATAAGATTGAAAAGGCGTATTATTATGAAAAGAATTTGATAAATGTGCCTTGTAGTAGTAATTTAGCAGATGAAGATGTGGAGATAGTGGTAGAGAGGTTAAGAATATACAAGAATAGAGTGGTAAGATGA
- a CDS encoding polysaccharide biosynthesis protein: MLNCSSRTILRFSVYKLFLLTTDIILINLATYIALFFRFDGKIPVQYINIYMNTFIWLTLIKISVYYIFRLYTSLWKYASIEELLQIFFATLTGAVGSVAFGVVTHLTLPRTVYAISWMLTFLLIGASRLSYRIIRKLKNAPFINGTAKKRVMVVGAGYTGSMVIKELKKRPELKSTPVVIIDDDEKKHGSHIHGLTVKGDKRKIQEIAEQYRIDEIIIAIPSATRSQLKEILDECKKTRCKLKTLPALHELINGQVDINQIRDVNIEDLLGREPITLNTQEISGYLKDEVVLVTGGGGSIGSELCRQIARFEPRKLIIFDIYENNAYDLENELKFIYKEQLDLEVLIGSVQDKKRLEYVFGTYKPGVVFHAAAHKHVPLMEGSPTEAIKNNVFGTLNTAECADEYGVKKFVLISTDKAVNPTNVMGATKRIAEMIIQNMSRHSRTEFAAVRFGNVLGSNGSVIPLFKKQIAQGGPVTVTHPEITRYFMTIPEAAQLVIQAGAMAKGGEIFILDMGQPVKIVDLAKDLIRLSGLEPDIDIEIRFTGLRPGEKLYEELLMAEEGLTATKHEKIFIGKPVHIDHKKLMQEINSLRGLIFGSGEDISDYIERLVPTYSKVG, translated from the coding sequence ATGTTAAATTGTTCAAGCAGGACAATATTGAGGTTTAGTGTTTATAAGCTTTTTCTGTTAACAACCGATATTATCTTAATAAATCTTGCCACTTATATTGCTTTATTTTTCAGATTCGATGGCAAAATACCTGTCCAATACATAAATATTTACATGAATACTTTCATATGGCTTACCCTTATTAAGATTTCTGTATATTATATCTTTCGCCTTTACACAAGCCTGTGGAAATATGCCAGTATTGAAGAACTACTTCAGATATTTTTTGCAACACTTACAGGAGCCGTAGGGTCAGTTGCCTTTGGAGTAGTTACACATCTTACATTACCCAGAACAGTCTATGCAATCTCATGGATGCTAACCTTTTTATTAATCGGTGCCAGCCGCCTGAGTTATAGAATAATAAGAAAATTAAAAAATGCACCCTTCATTAATGGGACTGCTAAAAAAAGAGTGATGGTAGTGGGAGCAGGCTACACCGGTTCCATGGTCATTAAGGAATTAAAAAAACGTCCAGAACTGAAAAGTACCCCTGTTGTCATAATAGATGATGATGAAAAGAAGCATGGTTCTCACATACACGGACTTACTGTAAAAGGGGATAAAAGAAAAATACAAGAAATAGCAGAACAATATCGAATAGATGAGATTATTATTGCAATTCCATCAGCAACCAGAAGCCAGCTTAAGGAAATACTGGATGAATGTAAAAAAACAAGATGCAAGCTAAAAACGTTGCCTGCATTACATGAACTGATAAATGGACAAGTAGACATCAACCAGATAAGAGATGTAAATATAGAAGACCTGTTAGGAAGAGAGCCAATAACGCTGAATACCCAAGAAATATCCGGATATCTAAAAGATGAAGTAGTGTTGGTTACCGGGGGCGGCGGTTCAATTGGTTCCGAATTATGCCGGCAGATCGCCCGATTCGAACCCAGGAAACTTATCATATTTGATATATATGAAAACAATGCCTATGACCTTGAAAATGAGCTTAAATTCATATATAAAGAGCAGTTGGACTTGGAAGTATTGATAGGCTCGGTACAGGATAAAAAAAGATTGGAGTACGTGTTTGGTACATATAAACCCGGGGTGGTATTCCATGCAGCAGCACACAAGCACGTGCCGTTAATGGAGGGAAGCCCCACAGAAGCAATTAAAAATAATGTATTCGGCACGCTCAATACTGCAGAATGTGCAGATGAATACGGAGTGAAGAAATTTGTACTCATCTCTACCGATAAAGCTGTAAATCCTACCAATGTCATGGGTGCAACTAAAAGAATAGCAGAAATGATTATACAGAATATGAGCAGGCACAGCAGGACAGAATTTGCGGCAGTTAGATTCGGTAATGTATTAGGAAGCAACGGAAGCGTCATTCCTTTGTTTAAAAAGCAGATTGCCCAGGGCGGCCCGGTTACCGTCACCCATCCCGAGATTACAAGGTACTTCATGACCATACCCGAAGCAGCACAATTGGTAATCCAGGCAGGAGCCATGGCAAAAGGCGGGGAAATCTTCATCCTGGATATGGGACAACCTGTCAAAATAGTGGATCTTGCAAAAGATCTTATAAGGTTATCGGGACTGGAACCCGATATAGATATAGAGATACGGTTTACAGGGTTAAGACCCGGAGAAAAGTTGTATGAAGAGCTGCTTATGGCAGAAGAAGGGCTTACCGCAACAAAGCACGAGAAGATATTTATCGGCAAACCGGTACATATAGATCATAAAAAGCTGATGCAGGAGATCAATTCCTTAAGAGGATTGATATTTGGAAGTGGAGAGGACATCTCTGATTATATTGAGCGATTGGTGCCGACGTATAGTAAGGTTGGATAA
- a CDS encoding acetyltransferase — protein sequence MSKLLILGAGGHGKVIAETALATGQWEQIAFLDDRKELEEVAGIPIVGKLNSYTSFREEFQHIFVAIGNNKLRLEWIERLSKAGFIIPVIIHPFSFVSKTSNIDEGTVVMAGAVINANTNIGRGCIINTSASIDHDCTLEDGVHISPGVHIGGTVNIGKCTWVCIGSSVANNTTIGKNVIIAAGAAVTKNIPDNVMFAGVPAVFKKRME from the coding sequence ATGTCTAAACTATTAATTTTAGGTGCAGGCGGTCACGGGAAAGTTATTGCTGAAACAGCGTTGGCGACTGGACAATGGGAACAAATAGCATTTTTAGATGATAGAAAAGAACTTGAAGAAGTGGCAGGAATACCTATTGTTGGAAAATTAAATAGCTATACGTCTTTTAGAGAAGAATTTCAACATATTTTTGTAGCCATTGGAAATAACAAATTAAGGCTAGAGTGGATTGAACGATTATCTAAAGCAGGATTTATTATACCAGTTATTATTCATCCTTTTAGTTTTGTTAGTAAAACAAGCAATATTGATGAAGGCACAGTTGTTATGGCAGGGGCAGTAATTAATGCCAACACGAATATTGGAAGAGGATGTATTATAAACACTTCAGCCAGCATCGACCATGATTGTACTTTAGAGGATGGTGTACATATATCTCCAGGTGTACATATAGGAGGTACAGTAAATATAGGTAAATGTACTTGGGTTTGTATTGGATCAAGTGTTGCAAATAATACTACAATTGGCAAAAACGTAATTATTGCAGCTGGAGCAGCAGTTACTAAAAATATTCCTGACAATGTTATGTTTGCAGGAGTACCGGCAGTTTTTAAAAAACGTATGGAGTGA